The proteins below come from a single Mugil cephalus isolate CIBA_MC_2020 chromosome 7, CIBA_Mcephalus_1.1, whole genome shotgun sequence genomic window:
- the camk2n1a gene encoding calcium/calmodulin-dependent protein kinase II inhibitor 1a has translation MSEVLPYNEGKMSGYGADSEVSQMSFSCGLQDTSAFFASSQAKRPPKLGQIGRAKRVVIEDDRIDEVLKGMTDKSSPGV, from the exons ATGTCCGAGGTGCTGCCATACAACGAGGGGAAAATGAGCGGCTACGGGGCGGACAGCGAGGTCAGCCAGATGTCCTTTAGCTGCGGACTGCAGGACACAAGCGCCTTTTTCGCTTCGTCGCAGGCGAAAAGACCCCCGAAACTTGGACAGATCGGCCGAGCCAAGCGAG TGGTCATCGAGGACGACCGAATAGACGAGGTCCTGAAGGGGATGACGGACAAGTCTTCGCCCGGCGTTTAA